TCCCGGAATCGCGTATTTCCTCTTCTTAATCTCGGCAAGGTCTCAGTGACAGTACAGGAGCTCGGCTGAGAGCAGAGAGCACAGCCGCGGAGGGAGCCCAGGCACTCTCGCGAGACAGCGGAACTCCTCGCCCCCAGTTCCGCGGCGCCGCGGGGCCTCCTGGGAGTTGGCCATAATGCAGGCCCGGGATATCGGGGGCTTCCTCAGGGCTCTAGAAGTGTACCTGCAAGCGGATGTTGAGGACCACGGAGCCCGCGATGTAGAAGTACGGGAAGTTCATGCGCAGCTGCCAGGCCAGCTCGAAGAAGGCGAGGAGGGTGCGGGAGAGCCCCTTGCAGAAGACCCCGTACGAGCCGGGGGCCGCGGCCAAGCTCGAGGCCTTGAGAGCCAAGGATGACGTAGCCGCCGCGGTGGCCATGGACGCGGTGTCGCCGCTTGCCCGGTGCGGTGCCTGGAGCGCAGGGTGACCGTAGACCCCGCGGACCCCCCGACTGACGGCGATGaccgggaggggccgggggctAAGCGGCAGCTGGGTTTACACTCGCGCCTGACGTAGCCGCGGCTGCTTCCCTAACGGCGGTGAGGCGGGGGCTGCGGCTGGCGCTCCGCCCCTTCCTGTCTGCTGCTTAAAATGGTATTCAGCGTTTAGCGTTTTAACTCTTGGTAGGTCGGGAACgggttatttatttacatatatgccATGCAGTTATTTTGTACAGCATATACGAACAGCCTTACCGATActgttttcactttaaaatgaagaaaggaagctAAGTAAAATTCTGGAACTTGCCCGAGGAGCTTGCATTAAAACTCGGGTTAGTCTCTGTGAACTGGGCTACTAGCCAGGAGTCTTACCCATTTGATTCCGTAACATTAACTTTAATATTATGGCAAGGTGATCTCCTTACATAAGCCAGTTTGGGCACAGAGTCTCCGTATTTATATCATGCTTTAACTTAAAGGATCACAGTCTCAGGCAGTGGATTTCCTATGTATTAGGACGATTTCAGGTGCAAGTGTTAGAAATTACACACTTGtttaagcaaacacacacacatatccacatATATAAAACTGTATAAAGCTCAATTGTGTATCCCTAACTAGAATTTCTTTTGCTACTTTGCTACCAGTACCAACCCAGCAACTAGACAGCACCTAGAGGAACTGATAACTGCTTACTCAAGACAACTTCTGAAATACTGGTATAGAGACTGAAGAGTAGTGTAAGATAAATGACAACTCAGAACCAGTAGATGTATCGTTTCCACATAGAAGTACAATTTATCCTTTCTGAAAATTGAAAGACTAATAGAGGTATTCAGGGTCACAGAAGTCATTAAGTCCCTGAATCTTCCATTTCCAACCACATAAAACTATGTGGACTCATTCTCTTCCACCATTCTTCTGCTCTTcgctcccctctctccccactagCTCTTGTTAACTCCATGAAAACCAGATCTTTCATTCTAAGCCCACAGGGAAAACAGCAGCCATTTATCAATGTTTATAACATGGCTAGGTTGATATCCTGTTCCAGTTGGAAAGGAATAGGCAAAGAAGAGCAGTCATGAAGCTCCAGCTCCTACTTGTCAATGCTGCAGAGCTGACGAAAGATTTCTGTCAGATGAAAGTGACAGTGGAGAGTGGGATAGGATCAGTGTTTTACatgatttgtgttttttattctgtCCCTTGATGTTTAGACTTGAATGACTGATCCACACTTTTTGCCAAGTAGGCACACATAAGTAAGCTTCAACAGGAACACGTCTTAAACCATTTCTCCAGATGTTGCTTCATTGACTCTTTAACTTGGCCTTCCTTTCCAGATCTTTCTTATCCCCTTATTGTTAACCCTATATTCCCaatttagtactttttttttctcctttatagtaaatgtttattgggAAAGTCAAGTCTGCTGAATTTACAATGATTTGCTATTAAATCATCATGAAGCTTAAAATCCCCAGAGGTCATGCTCATCTTTTCATTACAcacattgattttcattttcaggaGGCCTAGACAGGCTCTGAAAAGTAGTTCATCTCACTGCGTTTCACATCAGTAGGGCCAGGAATGCAACCTAAAGCTCCTGGTAGAGCTCTACCTAAAGAGGAGATCATACCAAGATCAAATGTaagtgcttcatttctttttttttttttttaacatctttattggagtataattgcttcacaatggtgtgttagtttctgctttataacaaagtgaatcagttatacatatacatatgcccaGTTTAGTACTTTTTAATGGCTTGTTTGGTTTAATGATGCTTTGAAAAAGTTTTAAGGTAAGCTGCAGCAGGTCTGCAAATTCTcagttccttttttaaagaatttgccaATATAAGtgttctattatattttaaaaaatgcattcagCCTGCAAGGATTGGATCCAAACGATCCATGCctaaacacaagagaaaaattaCAACTCAGTGAAAGAGTCTGTCCCACATTTGCAGGCTAACAGATTGAGTTTAGCCTTTCAGTAGGCAACACATCAGGAACCATTTGATGTTCAGTGGAAACGTTTATGAAGGTTTAGTAAACTCAGTGAAAGAAAAATTGTAACATATGATAGCAATGATTAGATCCCATAGTAACACTGCAATTTCTGGATCAAGACTGTACATTCAAGCATCATATTTGTGTCATACTGAAGTAAACCATTAGCTGCAACATCAGATTAAGATTTTTCCCTCTTAAGGTATCTAGAAAAATATCTGATGCCGGCATCGTTTCTGGACGCTTAGCTCTGAATCTCCTTCTGCAGACCTTGTAATACTTTGATACTCTCTCAAAAATGCCTTTATGCTTAAAACCACCAGaatagattcttttaaaataaatttcagtgaGTTCATGCTGACCTTTCCAATTCtaattttgtatatgtttatttcttttttctaatgctGAAAATTTTGGTccctaacaacaaaaaattaacaattattTGTGTGCATCTCTGTGCATAATAGTTTCAAACTAACCATATGCTATTCTAAcaacataattattaaaaaaataatttaaggtttctcttatttaagaatatatcctaatggagataaaaagtaaaattaccaTGTCTTAGCATCATTTGAAACAACTTTATTATTAAACCATGCACTATACAAACAAGtgtctttgctttattttgcatttgatttttaCAGATTAATAGttcttttgatttaattttgtttattattatgtaataaattTTCATGGTACCAGAGTCAAAACTTCAAAAcaaagtatagggcttccctggtggtgcagtggttgagagtctgcctgccgatgcaggggacacgggtttgtgccccggtctgggaagatcccacatgccatggagcagctgggcccatgagccatggctgctaagcctgcgcgcccggagcctgtgctccgcaacgggagaggccacaacagtgagaggcccgcgtacagcaaaaaaaaaagtgtatttaaagAAGTCTAGCTTCTTTCCTGTCTCCTCATCTCTGTTACACTCCAAATaggtaactattttaaaaaattagttttcagTTAGAAAGCCTTCTGCACTTCCTTAGGCACTAGATAGCACACTATACACATTGTTCTGCATCTTGCTGTTTTTCACTTAGACGTATAACTGGAGATGACTCCATGAGACTCTGTAACATCTTGcccattcctttttactgctgaatactattccatttatCCCCTCTCTGCAGTTATTCATAGACCCAGGCTGAAGAAGGCTTAACCAATTTCAacacattttctctgttttttcagctttattgaagtataattgacaaaattatatttaaggtgtatgatgtgatgatttgatatacgtatacattgtTAAAGGATTCCCACAATCAAATTAATTAACACATAAATTGCCTCACATATTTACCCAGCCGCCCTTTTATTTGAGAACACAAGTTCagctctcttagcaaatttacAGGATTAacagctatagtcaccatgttatacattatatcctcagaccttatttgtgttataactgaaagtctgtacccTTTTGCCAAACTCTTCTCATTTCCCCTAACCTCTGGTAATCACCATATCTTTctgtaaatttaactttttttttttgtaagatatCATCTATAAGTAATACcatgaagtatttgtctttccctgtatggcttatttcactaagcaaaaCGTCCTCCAGTTTTactcatgttgttgcaaacggcaggatttccttttttttttttttttggtggccgAATAATATTTGTgagacatatatatttatttcacattttctttatccattcgtccttctgtggacacttaggttgttttcatagttggctattgtgaataatgcttcaatgaacatgggtgtacagataACTCTAAGAAAATGATTCTGTTTCCACTGGATGTATATCCagaactgggattgctggatcatatggtatctctattAAGttcttgaggaaccaccatacgtTTTTCCAACTgcctgtaccagtttacattcctatcagtggtgcactagggttccctttttacatccttgccagcatttgttgtaTCTTGCTTTTTGGATATAGACATCCTAATAGATGTGGTGTATCTcatttgatttgcctttccctgatcattagtgacgttgagcaccttttcgtAAACCTGTTggacatttgtatgttttctttgcaaaaatgtctattcaggtcctttacccattttaaaaatcatattcttagtagttttgtttgtttttgttttcttttttgctattgagttgtatgagtgccatgtatattttgtacattaaccccttatcagtatatgatttgcagatatttacTCCCGTTCCAAaagtggccttttcattttgctgatggtatCTTTTGTTGTgtggaagctttttagtttgatgtagtcccacttgtttatttttgctgttgttgcctttgtttttggtgtcaaatccaaaaactcattgccaagaccaatgtcaaggaacattttccctatgctttcttctaggatttttatagtttcaggtcttaagtTCAGGTCCTTAATTCATTctgaactgatttttgtgtgtggtgtaagataggggtctggTTTCATCTTTTGCAGTTGTATATtaagtttttccaacaccatttattgaagagactgtcctttccccactgtatactCTTGGCATCTTCGTTGAAAATTAGTTGAGTGTATATGCTTatgtttgtttctgggctctctgttctgttccattgaactatgtgtctgtttttatgccaatactatctgttctgattactatagcttgtactatggtttgaaatcaggatgtgtgatgctcccagctttgttctttctcaagattgctttggctgttcagagtcttttgtagttccatacagattttaagatttttttctatttatgtgaaaaatgctgttaTAATTTTGATAGAGCTTGCATTCAATGTGTAGATCTCTTGGGGGtggtatggatattttaacaatattaattattctgaTTCATGAGTATAGAATAGATTTCCGCTTATCTGtgtcttcttccccttcttcagtttctttgaaTGTCttgcagttttcagtgtacagatctttcacctcattagttaaatttattccaaggtattttgttctttttgatgcagttataaatgagattgttttcttaatttgtctttctgatagttcattgttagtgtatagaaatgcaactgaattTTGGATATTGAGTTTGTATCTTGCaagtttactgaatttgtttattagttctagcagtttaTTTGGTggagtttttatgttttttttaatataatatgccatctgcaaataaagagttttacttcttcctttttttaatatatacttttatttagttttatctgcattgggtcttcgttgctgcacgtgggctttctctagttgcagtgatctggggctactcttcgttgtgatgctcaggcttctcattgcagtgtcttctcttgttgcggagcacaggctttaggtgtgcaggcttcagtagtagtggcttgtgggctctagagtgcaggctcagtagttgtggtgcatgggcttagtggctcgcgggctctagagtgcaggctcagtagttgtggtgcatgggcttagttgctc
This genomic stretch from Phocoena phocoena chromosome 11, mPhoPho1.1, whole genome shotgun sequence harbors:
- the SMIM10L1 gene encoding small integral membrane protein 10-like protein 1, producing MATAAATSSLALKASSLAAAPGSYGVFCKGLSRTLLAFFELAWQLRMNFPYFYIAGSVVLNIRLQVHF